One Apis cerana isolate GH-2021 linkage group LG15, AcerK_1.0, whole genome shotgun sequence DNA window includes the following coding sequences:
- the LOC107997940 gene encoding uncharacterized protein LOC107997940 isoform X2, translating into MSKVSLKSKTLRHRRRKVPEKKMIIKPYGFCCSIDDVDPLTKYDKLKSYKSSLMSLSAIHESPTFKFRTEFTDYMDYENALKKKAKYIDVGDYKRKNYKRNKQSLQNMKDLKRLYEKKRPFNKSNDFEDLHDEKFAYLLQGPMQWYLEDEINSAKDIFWEQKIRKYNEEMDKNTEIGKKKIMLMMKKETDIYPRWYQDFSINQIKNLRMLQCIMHKDCEEMVTGRTQRTLISIGIVSTFFTLTSDVIKKLQESSNCNVIEFLREVYKILTGNYFEEEGYKKFYDCNERIILSAIAFLTLPETVIELHKRLPPITMPKLHPKPIAPVVSIRQKMKSPYEEELFTRPDWCTFYNHLQHWQEQCKLTPLPYVILPPKECILNIKNVITNPYYKEIKHNKVQNNPENSQLIHVKNNFPPVHMTKKENVSKTKSNSQKETNIVKINKKQDKKKSNTIHDINSVELHQDQTFKNEYYNENNEDEKLKKIINSPINMQKIQNDSQKFGGLNVPPLYENTLFDFTINGISEKPGPIEYKICGILQPPQPNKKSWLDEKHAHYIIAGASDEPPTCPVTYEMTGIANVVPSNSDERFFAVLKLGDGPKKIYPSGRKNLSRHWQEWLQNVDEEFRKVEREANKMIKNIEAITKLVFPGPSCDSCCSCRQTRKSYFRAKETKAPYFVIDTIAEDDNKNKYIVGSMAMHSPAPTPPESTVNLLEVIASEDVLKTSLIINGITTETGETQYYITGAQEDLIRVPGRVIEPHPPRPPRNVPPCICAIQQMFNKGLTSTLSHDNIPWTKEDGLCFGKKFRPQEFPAYSCKKYPGDKSCRRSPFINEIIRLQKKAERKKKQETEVPGEKKMYSIADFQPCGDEHGMSICGGPWGTLHTLTPEELAEQEKLRKEILRSPPCGTKPGQAVCEGPFGTRVPKREIVIEEELAGEEEELEEEEEKVIEEAPPPIKKEKERKRDEKCYMSPQSIEIRKKEKVVEKKVEKFIPDPTYHGYDDPWNIFRTAPTEKESETDFKTLLKLSSPKRPATPVQSKILDETEKTALEKNSKLNTKKENLKELKRIFLKDKKEKIPPKSISQIEEKRDRGKFKSEKVSRSQSSKKEKISKSVSQIDEKHDREKFKSEKVNKSQSLKKEKISISQIMDKQSRGKFKSEEKSETKTSDKKSISSVKTKKMNDKVLQINMKKDKTKDQNPSKSNNKRDQKANKNPSSSKYLEKQNEKSNPKKLISDKEIFLTRDDQFQQKIRNATNYKQDKKMKNTKKSNHNPILLANKNKQIRKKKSNKQSNSKSIRRDKKKDIYIDQDIDPETAYKNKIYELKNMLKSPELYPYDVKPVDIPDELPAKCQLEYDYDIEPVIDTQDEADADIQLPSKGPCGWRTKSEQKLPTKKTLVYLSEPDYPPETVPVRPGGKPCICRENRAKKKILLYNIGGNIGGKKDDEEKKLLKKKKEVEDKKMQVIDGVIYYTPPPSPRRSDEYVPEYDLYDSPYDMCLTQRKDQNLKFFEQYSTPKISEVSKNKESCGCSRYIDTYGIQATEEDEEKIQLMKELDKTRETLINAKSPKERWDLALKDVSLSEYFTRCRDNLPCWLKCAKFNKVGCPIPHRKLKTKRPVCECKYERKILEHREQKLKWKERQKRLKTLKKQPYTNVADISKPLVPNTKLMISDVKRIPREDEYVDDIKYCITGVAENYSYLPPKQVVGGVHMATPIQTPEPSEHEIPCVCLHRHWSPTNIQPGPLPKPEEILLAEKKKRQEAVKEAFREIYAPQPVYHTHDEHSCKDTCGQNFNIENDENIRENETKFKHDDNRNKTSYLQKSTDAKSKLTNISQSTKHRVKPNIDYTQDKTEIKSMSIKKSSEIKTKSSYKKNKNTDIIVQKDFGSKIISDNKDIKTDKIEQKRLNISQKLQNNPTESNIENVGISDKENEEDFDDSKNYLMAIVKIELKKMAAEGFLFAKLPKSFLMPQLRYWLMYRKGIVVTDKEKNCNEKSYVL; encoded by the exons ATGTCtaaagtttctttaaaatcaaaaacacTCAGACACCGTAGGAG aaAAGTTCCtgaaaaaaagatgattatAAAACCATATGGTTTTTGTTGTTCAATTGATGATGTTGATCcattaacaaaatatgataaactaaaatcatataaatcttCATTGATGTCTTTATCTGCAATACATGAAAgtccaacttttaaatttcgaacagAATTCACTGATTATATGGATTAtgaaaatgcattaaaaaagaaagccaAGTATATAGATGTTGGAGATTAtaaacgtaaaaattataaaagaaataaacaaagtttacaaaatatgaaagatttaaaaagattatatgaaaaaaaaagaccatttaataaatctaacgattttgaagatttacatgatgaaaaatttgcatACCTTCTTCAAGGACCAATGCAATGGTATCtagaagatgaaattaattcagcaaaagatatattttgggaacaaaaaataagaaaatataatgaagaaatggataaaaatactgaaattggaaaaaagaaaa taatgcTTATGATGAAAAAGGAAACAGATATATATCCTCGATGGTATcaagatttttctattaatcaa ataaaaaatttaagaatgttACAATGTATAATGCATAAAGATTGTGAAGAAATGGTAACAGGACGTACTCAAAGAACTCTTATATCAATTGGAATTGTATCTACATTTTTCACATTAACATCAgatgttattaaaaagttgCAAGAATCTTCTAATTGCAAtgtaatcgaatttttaagagaagtttataaaatattaacaggaaattattttgaagaagaagGATATA aaaaattttatgattgcaatgaaagaataatcttATCAGCTATTGCATTTTTAACTTTACCAGAAACTGTTATAGAACTACATAAACGTTTGCCGCCTATAACAATGCCAAAATTACATCCAAaac ctATTGCGCCAGTAGTATCAATACGACAGAAAATGAAATCGCCCTATGAAGAAGAACTTTTTACGCGACCAGATTGGTgtactttttataatcatttacaaCATTGGCAAGAACAATGTAAATTAACGCCATTGCCATATGTAATATTACCTCCTAAAgagtgtattttaaatataaaaaatgtaataaccAATCCttattacaaagaaattaaacacAATAAAGTACAAAACAATCCTGAAAATAGTCAATTAAttcatgttaaaaataattttcctcctGTTCATAtgacgaaaaaggaaaatgtttctaaaacaaaatcaaattcccaaaaagaaacaaatattgttaaaattaataaaaaacaagataaaaaaaagagtaatacTATTCATGACATAAATTCTGTTGAGTTACATCAAGatcaaacttttaaaaatgaatattataatgaaaataatgaagatgaaaaattaaaaaaaataataaattctccaataaatatgcaaaaaatacaaaatgattCACAAAAATTTGGTGGCCTTAATGTTCCACCTTTGtatgaaaatacattattCGATTTTACTATCAATGGAATTTCTGAAAAACCAGGGccaatagaatataaaatatgtggaATTCTACAACCACCACaaccaaataaaaaatcttggcTTGATGAGAAACATGCACATTATATAATAGCTGGTGCTTCTGATGAACCACCAACTTGTCCTGTAACATATGAAATGACTGGAATTGCAAATGTAGTACCTTCTAATAGCGATGAAAGATTTTTTGCAGTATTGAAACTTGGGGATGgacctaaaaaaatttatccaagTGGTAGAAAGAATTTATCTCGTCATTGGCAAGAATGGTTGCAAAATGTAGatgaagaatttcgaaaagtagagagagaggcaaataaaatgataaaaaatatagaagctATAACAAAATTAGTATTTCCAGGACCAAGCTGTGATAGCTGTTGTTCTTGTAGACAAACTAGAAAATCGTATTTTAGagcaaaagaaacgaaagcaccttattttgtaatagataCTATAGCTgaagatgataataaaaataaatatattgtaggaTCAATGGCAATGCATTCTCCTGCACCAACTCCTCCAGAATCAACTGTAAACTTATTAGAAGTTATAGCTTCAGAAGATGTTCTTAAAacaagtttaataataaatggtaTCACAACTGAAACAGGTGAAacgcaatattatattacgggTGCTCAGGAGGATTTAATACGCGTACCTGGACGAGTTATAGAGCCACATCCACCTAGGCCACCAAGAAATGTTCCGCCTTGCATATGTGCAATTCagcaaatgtttaataaaggTTTAACTTCAACTTTGAGTCATGATAACATACCATGGACAAAAGAAGATGGATTatgttttggaaaaaaatttagaccCCAAGAATTTCCTGCATATTCTTGTAAGAAATATCCCGGTGATAAATCATGTAGAAGAAGtccatttattaatgaaataattagattacaaaaaaaagctgaaagaaaaaaaaaacaagaaacggAGGTTCCaggggaaaagaaaatgtatagTATTGCAGATTTTCAACCATGTGGAGATGAACATGGTATGAGTATTTGTGGAGGACCTTGGGGTACTTTGCATACTTTAACACCAGAAGAATTAGCagaacaagaaaaattacgaaaagaaatattaaga AGTCCTCCATGTGGAACAAAACCTGGTCAAGCTGTTTGTGAAGGTCCTTTTGGAACACGAGTACCAAAACGGGAAATAGttatagaagaagaattagcaggagaagaggaagaacttgaagaagaagaagaaaaagtaatagaGGAGGCACCACCTcctatcaaaaaagaaaaagaaaggaaacgtGACGAGAAATGTTACATGAGTCCGCAATCCATAGAAattaggaaaaaagaaaaggttgtggaaaagaaagttgaaaaatttattcctgaTCCCACATATCATGGTTATGATGATCCATGGAATATATTTCGTACAGCACCAACAGAAAAAGAATCTGAAACTGATTTTAAAACGTTATTAAAGCTTAGTTCTCCAAAACGACCAGCAACGCCCGtacaatctaaaatattagatgAAACTGAAAAAACtgcattagaaaaaaattctaaattaaatactaaaaaagaaaatttaaaagagttaaaaagaatttttctaaaagacaaaaaagaaaaaattcctcCTAAAAGTATATCTCAAATTGAGGAAAAACGTGatcgaggaaaatttaaaagcgaAAAAGTAAGTAGATCTCAaagttcgaaaaaagaaaaaatttcgaaaagtgTATCTCAAATTGACGAAAAACatgatcgagaaaaatttaaaagtgaaaaagtaaataaatctcaaagtttgaaaaaagaaaaaatttctatatctcAAATTATGGATAAACAAAgtcgaggaaaatttaaaagcgaagaaaaaagtgaaacaaaaacatctgataaaaaatcaatttcaagcgtaaaaactaaaaaaatgaatgataaagtattacaaattaatatgaaaaaagataaaacaaaagatCAAAATccttcaaaatcaaataataagcGCGATCAAAAAGCGAATAAAAATCCTTcatcttcgaaatatttagagaaacaaaacgaaaaatcaaatcctaaaaaacttatatctgataaagaaatatttttaacacgtGATGATCAATTTCAACAAAAGATACGTAATGcaacaaattataaacaagacaagaaaatgaaaaatacgaaGAAATCAAATCATAACCCAATTTTATTAGCAAATAAAAACaagcaaataagaaaaaaaaaatcaaataaacaatcaaattcaaaatcgataagacgagataaaaagaaagatatatatattgatcagGATATAGATCCTGAAAcagcttataaaaataagatatatgaattgaaaaatatgttaaaatctCCTGAACTCTATCCTTATGATGTTAAACCAGTGGATATTCCAGATGAACTTCCAGCAAAATGTCAATTAGAATACGACTATGATATAGAACCTGTAATTGATACACAAGATGAAGCAGATGCAGATATACAATTACCAAGTAAAGGTCCTTGTGGATGGAGGACAAAATCAGAGCAAAAATTGCCAACTAAAAAAACTTTAGTATATCTCAGTGAACCAGACTATCCTCCAGAAACAGTACCAGTAAGACCAGGAGGAAAACCATGTATTTGTCGAGAAAAtagagcgaaaaaaaaaatattattatataatattggagGAAATATAGGTGGAAAAAAAGatgacgaagaaaaaaaattattaaaaaaaaaaaaagaagtagaaGACAAAAAAATGCAAGTTATAGATGGTGTCATTTATTATACTCCACCACCGAGTCCCCGTAGAAGTGACGAATATGTACCTGAATATGATCTTTACGATTCTCCTTATGACATGTGTCTTACTCAACGTAAAGatcaaaatctaaaatttttcgaacaatATAGTACACCTAAAATATCGgaagtttcaaaaaataaagaatcttGTGGTTGTAGTCgatatatagatacatatgGTATTCAAGCCACAGAAGAAGAtgaggaaaaaattcaattgatgAAAGAACTTGACAAGACCAgagaaacattaataaatgcaaaatcaCCAAAAGAACGTTGGGATCTGGCACTTAAAGATGTAAGtttatctgaatattttacaCGATGTAGAGATAATTTACCTTGTTGGCTTAAATGtgccaaatttaataaagtggGTTGTCCTATACCGCATCGTAAACTTAAAACAAAACGACCAGTTTGTGAatgtaaatatgaaagaaaaatacttgAACATAgggaacaaaaattaaaatggaagGAACGtcaaaaacgattaaaaactttgaaaaaacaaCCTTATACAAATGTTGCAGATATTTCAAAACCACTAGTgccaaatacaaaattaatgatatcagATGTAAAAAGAATTCCAAGAGAGGATGAATATGTTgacgatattaaatattgtataactgGCGTTGCCGAAAACTATTCTTATTTACCACCTAAACAAGTAGTAGGTGGTGTTCATATGGCTACTCCTATTCAAACACCTGAACCAAGCGAACATGAAATACCATGTGTTTGTTTACATCGCCATTGGTCTCCTACAAATATTCAGCCTGGACCATTGCCAAAACCTGAAGAAATTTTACttgctgaaaaaaaaaagagacaagAAGCCGTAAAAGAAGCATTTAGAGAAATTTACGCTCCTCAGCCAGTTTATCATACGCATGATGAGCATAGTTGCAAAGACACATGtggtcaaaattttaatatagaaaatgatgaaaatattagagaaaatgaaacaaaatttaagcACGATGATAATCGCAATAAAACTTcctatttacaaaaatctacTGATGCTAAAagcaaattaacaaatatttctcaatctACTAAGCATCGTGTTAAACCAAATATTGACTATACTCAGGATAAAACAGAGATTAAGAGtatgtcaataaaaaaatcctccgaaattaaaacaaaaagttcatataagaaaaataaaaatacagataTAATAGTACAAAAAGATTTcggaagtaaaataatttcagataataaagatattaaaactgataaaattgaacaaaaacgTCTAAacatttctcaaaaattacaaaataatcctACCGaatcaaatatagaaaatgtagGTATATcggataaagaaaatgaagaagattTTGAtgattccaaaaattatttaatggcCATAGTGAAG attgaattaaaaaaaatggcagCAGAAGGATTTCTATTTGCAAAACTaccaaaaagttttttaatgcCACAGTTGCGATATTGGCTAATGTATAGAAAAGGAATAGTTGTtactgataaagaaaaaa atTGCAATGAAAAAAGCTATGTTTTATAG